A part of Apostichopus japonicus isolate 1M-3 chromosome 10, ASM3797524v1, whole genome shotgun sequence genomic DNA contains:
- the LOC139974950 gene encoding neutral cholesterol ester hydrolase 1-like yields MFLSGRRIFLLAVGGYVAYLFYVPVPSDINEPQKYRAVVAFQKFLLNMVAIRSLFDDSPATRVRRFRDSLTALRMFLPSGTSYATEVKLTKVIADGVKVHIYQPPGSEDEPPLPGFIYIHGGGLALFDAEHYDGLTRKLSANLNAVVMSIDYQRPPDCVFPIPFEESLKATKWFMRRSKEYNVDVNRIGIGGDSAGGYLSATVSQAITDDKSIPDLKLQILIYPWLQILDLNTPSYQKYEHDFGTGGVMPRDTMALYSAMHLYGNDTTDDIIRSFSANKHIAETFRDSHLYKKRLSHKLLPDQFRNDNFYIIPPSIPVPESGSESPIWDAKQDLFQDARLTPLLRRGLSGLPPAYIITMGYDPLRDDGIMYAEHLKEAGVEVTWRHYPTAFHGAVWVAPGINFQDGDEILKEIYEYIKVTL; encoded by the exons ATGTTCCTATCGGGCCGTCGCATCTTCCTTTTGGCAGTGGGAGGTTATGTGGCTTACTTGTTTTATGTGCCGGTACCATCGGACATTAATGAACCTCAAAAATACAGGGCGGTAGTAGCTTTCCAAAAATTTCTCCTGAATATG GTTGCAATCCGTTCCTTATTTGATGATTCTCCAGCAACGAGAGTTCGACGATTCAGGGATAGTTTAACAGCATTGAGAATGTTTCTACCGTCAGGGACATCATATGCCACCGAAGTGAAACTGACTAAAGTAATCGCAGATGGGGTCAAAGTTCACATATACCAACCACCAGGGTCAGAAGATGAACCGCCACTCCCtggatttatttatatacatggCGGCGGGTTGGCACTTTTTGACGCTG AGCACTACGATGGTCTGACGAGGAAGCTCTCAGCGAATCTAAATGCTGTTGTGATGTCCATAGA CTATCAACGACCACCAGATTGTGTTTTTCCGATACCTTTTGAAGAATCTCTTAAAGCCACCAAGTGGTTCATGAGGCGTTCCAAGGAGTACAATGTTGATGTAAACCGTATCGGGATTGGTGGCGATAGTGCTGGAGGGTACCTCTCGGCTACTGTGTCGCAAGCGATTACCGATGATAAATCGATACCGGATCTCAAACTTCAAATATTGATTTACCCTTGGTTACAAATCCTTGATCTAAATACGCCATCTTACCAAAAGTATGAGCACGACTTCGGCACGGGAGGGGTCATGCCTAGGGACACCATGGCTCTATACTCTGCTATGCATTTATATGGAAACGATACTACCGATGACATTATTCGAAGTTTCTCAGCTAACAAACACATAGCAGAAACGTTTAGAGATAGTCATCTATACAAGAAGAGACTATCACATAAGTTACTACCTGACCAGTTTCGGAACGACAACTTTTATATTATTCCGCCTAGTATACCGGTACCAGAGTCGGGCAGTGAATCGCCTATATGGGATGCCAAACAAGACTTATTTCAAGATGCAAGATTAACCCCACTTTTGAGAAGAGGTTTGTCCGGTCTTCCACCAGCGTACATCATAACAATGGGTTATGATCCACTTCGGGATGACGGGATCATGTACGCGGAACACTTAAAGGAAGCTGGCGTTGAAGTGACTTGGCGCCATTACCCTACAGCATTCCATGGTGCTGTATGGGTTGCACCTGGAATTAATTTTCAAGATGGCGACGAAATCCTCAAGGAAATTTACGAATATATTAAAGTTACATTATAA
- the LOC139974842 gene encoding polyunsaturated fatty acid 5-lipoxygenase-like, with product MGNICGHGVHGPSMRVEVKTGDKKGAGTDSNIKLALVSQKGDISKEFPLSLLWQNDFEAGTLDDFEIQVPPEFKEIVAIELWRDSAGLLDDWYVEWLTIREAGSSGENFVFPIHRWITANKKLRITEFDTVLPQDDPNPNHRRHEVQIKKEQYQTKVYIANWLPQLKHLPSDEKFSNEYLWDIASMKIKLSAHLKLESILTGKWENYDEIFHLYNDVLTKPLGSETWKSDESFGLQRLNHCNPTQIRRCRKIPDNFAVTDDMLSPLLEGLTISQAIQANRLYYVDYKVMKDLPCAEGRIIAAPLALFFVNGAKKLLPVAIQLFQDPSESNPVFLPSDDFYTWLLAKMWFNNADSNFHQSCTHLGFTHLIMEPFALAAHRSLSPSHPMFRLLAPHFLYLLAINKIGISVLLEPGGWVDSALTVGSKGMTDLMARQLQNWRLDVQGNLPADLKERGVDDPQSLPNYYYRDDAMPTYEAIKEYVSKIVNNFYGNADLITGDYELQDWARTLSMSISDGGFGVPGIPGDGEFKNADQLVDTLTCVIFTCSVAHAACNFSQYDDYGFPPNYPSYLQGAPITSKVPRTEDDIHNALPSKETTIDILTFSRILSTRETNSLGNFEVKYLFDPASESALQRFREKLNRISASIDRENQFRFVPYTYLNPNSVPNAISI from the coding sequence ATGGGCAACATTTGTGGGCATGGAGTTCATGGTCCAAGCATGCGAGTTGAGGTAAAAACCGGCGATAAAAAAGGAGCCGGGACAGATAGCAATATTAAGTTAGCACTGGTAAGCCAGAAAGGGGACATATCTAAAGAATTTCCATTGAGCTTACTCTGGCAAAATGACTTTGAGGCCGGAACTTTGGACGACTTTGAAATTCAAGTTCCTCCGGAGTTTAAGGAAATCGTAGCTATTGAGCTGTGGAGGGATTCTGCCGGATTGCTGGATGATTGGTACGTCGAATGGCTGACGATCCGGGAGGCCGGTAGCAGCGGAGAAAATTTTGTGTTTCCAATCCATCGCTGGATTACCGCCAACAAGAAGCTTCGAATCACAGAATTTGACACTGTTTTGCCTCAAGATGACCCAAACCCTAACCATCGTCGACATGAAGTACAGATTAAGAAGGAGCAATATCAGACGAAAGTGTACATAGCAAATTGGTTGCCTCAACTGAAACATTTGCCATCCGACGAAAAGTTTTCCAACGAGTATTTGTGGGATATCGCATCCATGAAAATAAAGTTGTCTGCTCATTTGAAACTTGAAAGCATTCTCACTGGCAAGTGGGAAAATTATGACGAGATCTTTCACCTCTACAATGATGTCCTTACAAAGCCGCTCGGAAGCGAAACGTGGAAGTCTGACGAATCATTTGGATTGCAAAGACTGAATCACTGCAATCCGACACAAATCCGAAGATGTCGGAAGATACCGGACAATTTCGCTGTGACGGATGATATGCTGTCACCATTACTCGAGGGTCTCACCATAAGTCAGGCTATACAAGCTAACAGACTTTACTACGTTGACTACAAAGTGATGAAGGATCTGCCATGCGCTGAGGGTCGCATTATCGCAGCTCCACTGGCATTATTTTTTGTGAATGGGGCGAAAAAGTTACTTCCAGTGGCTATACAGCTTTTCCAAGACCCATCAGAAAGCAACCCAGTCTTTCTGCCATCCGACGATTTCTACACCTGGTTGTTGGCCAAAATGTGGTTCAACAATGCCGATTCTAATTTTCATCAAAGTTGTACACATCTTGGATTTACCCATCTGATAATGGAGCCATTCGCACTGGCAGCACATCGGTCACTCTCGCCATCACACCCAATGTTTCGCCTCCTTGCTCCTCATTTCTTGTACCTGCTGGCAATCAATAAGATAGGGATCAGTGTTCTTCTCGAGCCAGGCGGATGGGTAGACAGCGCTCTGACGGTTGGAAGCAAAGGAATGACTGACCTTATGGCACGACAGCTTCAAAACTGGAGACTGGATGTCCAGGGTAATCTACCAGCTGACCTGAAGGAGAGAGGAGTAGACGATCCTCAATCCTTGCCAAACTACTACTATCGAGATGATGCGATGCCCACTTACGAAGCCATCAAGGAGTACGTCAGCAAAATCGTCAACAATTTCTACGGTAACGCTGATCTGATCACAGGCGATTACGAGTTGCAAGACTGGGCACGAACGCTGTCGATGTCAATTTCTGATGGGGGTTTCGGGGTACCAGGAATTCCTGGCGATGGTGAGTTTAAAAATGCAGATCAACTTGTAGACACATTGACCTGTGTCATTTTCACATGTAGTGTTGCCCATGCAGCATGCAATTTTTCACAGTACGATGATTATGGTTTTCCTCCAAATTACCCAAGTTATCTTCAAGGTGCTCCAATCACGAGCAAAGTACCACGCACTGAAGATGACATCCACAATGCACTTCCTTCAAAAGAAACTACTATCGATATCCTCACTTTTTCTCGTATCCTGAGTACTCGAGAAACAAATTCACTGGGGAACTTCGAGGTCAAATATCTCTTTGATCCGGCCAGTGAGAGTGCATTGCAAAGGTTTCGTGAAAAGCTGAACCGAATAAGTGCCTCTATTGATAGAGAAAATCAATTTAGGTTTGTACCATATACATATCTGAACCCAAATAGTGTTCCCAATGCTATAAGCATTTAG